One genomic region from Campylobacter sp. RM5004 encodes:
- a CDS encoding methyl-accepting chemotaxis protein has protein sequence MKISFKISLLVFCSLFLLALSLSINSSKMFNKLETKMLSEIENESIYLRKEQVKTLVESISQYAGNTYDDLERQNKLDRFTELLQNQLDRVRYDNNSKGFLVFQDDGMVIYHVLSDWIGENKINSVDANNKAFIRDIINAGKSGGGFSEYEFRYQNGSTKKFLAYSLQDKKSGYIFSTAVDLDNVYSFLDKNAKELSDAQFDDFIKFMFISLISFIVLMIIAYIFTNTFISKPLKVLENKAVELSSGDGDLTNKLVVKGNDEIAHASKAINEFLEKIRVLIAQAKTISTENASIASELGNTSLQTGKRAEEGSLIVSEIANKGQNTKNALNIGVQKAKDATTSLDNALLMIENSNKEIDTLSSKIINSASIESELAMKIERLSVDADNVKSVLEIINEIADQTNLLALNAAIEAARAGESGRGFAVVADEVRKLAERTQRSLSEVNATINVIVQGIKDTSEQMNINSNQMQDLSNIANVTKEHMHTMKESVTNAINQSEQTVHDYINTSEDMEKILNNLNNMNIITNENARSVEEIAGAASHLSEMTEELNKKLQEFRT, from the coding sequence ATGAAGATTTCATTTAAAATAAGTTTATTAGTCTTTTGCTCTTTGTTTTTATTAGCACTATCCTTAAGCATAAACTCAAGCAAAATGTTTAACAAATTAGAAACTAAAATGCTAAGCGAAATAGAAAACGAAAGCATTTATCTTAGAAAAGAACAAGTAAAAACTCTAGTAGAAAGCATTAGTCAATATGCAGGAAATACTTACGATGATTTAGAAAGACAAAATAAGTTAGATAGGTTTACAGAATTATTGCAAAATCAATTAGATAGAGTAAGATATGATAATAATTCTAAAGGTTTTTTAGTTTTTCAAGATGATGGAATGGTAATTTATCACGTTTTAAGCGACTGGATAGGTGAAAACAAAATAAACTCAGTAGATGCAAATAATAAAGCTTTCATAAGAGATATTATAAACGCAGGTAAAAGCGGTGGGGGCTTTAGTGAATATGAGTTTAGATACCAAAATGGAAGCACTAAAAAATTTTTAGCATATTCTTTACAAGATAAAAAGAGTGGTTATATTTTTAGCACAGCTGTTGATTTAGATAATGTTTATAGCTTTTTAGATAAAAATGCTAAAGAATTAAGCGATGCTCAATTTGATGATTTTATAAAGTTTATGTTTATTAGTTTAATTAGCTTTATTGTTTTAATGATAATTGCTTATATTTTTACAAATACATTTATATCAAAACCTTTAAAAGTATTAGAGAATAAAGCAGTTGAATTAAGTAGTGGAGATGGCGATTTAACAAATAAACTAGTTGTAAAAGGAAATGATGAAATAGCTCACGCTTCAAAAGCTATTAATGAATTTTTAGAAAAAATTAGAGTTTTAATAGCACAAGCTAAAACAATTTCTACCGAAAATGCTTCAATTGCTAGTGAATTAGGAAATACAAGCTTACAAACAGGTAAAAGAGCTGAAGAAGGAAGCTTAATAGTAAGCGAAATAGCAAATAAAGGTCAAAATACTAAAAACGCTTTAAATATTGGCGTTCAAAAAGCTAAAGATGCTACTACTTCACTAGATAATGCTTTATTAATGATAGAAAACTCAAACAAAGAAATAGATACTCTAAGTAGTAAAATAATAAATAGTGCAAGCATTGAAAGCGAACTTGCTATGAAGATAGAAAGACTTAGTGTAGATGCTGATAATGTAAAATCAGTGCTTGAAATAATCAATGAAATAGCAGACCAAACAAATCTATTAGCACTAAATGCTGCTATTGAAGCAGCTCGTGCGGGAGAATCAGGTCGTGGATTTGCAGTAGTTGCTGATGAGGTAAGAAAACTAGCTGAGCGAACTCAAAGAAGCTTAAGCGAAGTAAATGCTACTATAAATGTTATCGTTCAAGGTATTAAAGATACAAGCGAACAAATGAATATAAACTCAAATCAAATGCAAGATTTAAGCAATATCGCAAATGTTACAAAAGAACACATGCATACAATGAAAGAAAGTGTAACAAATGCAATAAATCAAAGCGAACAAACGGTTCATGATTATATAAATACAAGCGAAGATATGGAAAAAATCTTAAATAATTTAAACAATATGAATATAATTACGAATGAAAACGCAAGAAGCGTTGAAGAAATCGCAGGGGCTGCAAGTCATTTAAGCGAGATGACTGAAGAGCTTAATAAGAAATTACAAGAGTTTAGAACATGA
- a CDS encoding tetratricopeptide repeat protein, which translates to MKKLLLVMSFGLILGADYLSDCEESKIAAACYNQGVALFNQNDLDSATKYFIKACDGDISNACYNLGVIYSKNNDKLNANKYYNKACENGNYEACFYAGIYASDFNQAKEPLTKACENNYKDACYNLGVFYKNNQDLDNAKIFWKKACDENIMQACYGLGSLYANEKNNNLAIKYLSIACSAKDYNACYNLGNVYYELKDYDKVAILWGQACDNKDAYACNNLGVLFHEKDKNMAKLYYKKACDLGNNIACENYNILK; encoded by the coding sequence ATGAAGAAATTATTATTAGTAATGAGTTTTGGTTTAATTTTAGGTGCTGATTATTTAAGCGATTGTGAAGAAAGCAAAATCGCTGCAGCTTGTTATAATCAAGGCGTGGCTTTATTTAATCAAAATGATTTAGATTCAGCGACTAAGTATTTTATAAAGGCTTGCGATGGTGATATTAGCAATGCTTGTTATAACTTAGGTGTTATTTATAGCAAAAATAACGATAAGCTAAATGCTAATAAGTATTACAATAAAGCTTGTGAAAACGGCAATTATGAAGCTTGTTTTTATGCTGGGATTTACGCTAGTGATTTTAATCAAGCAAAAGAGCCTTTAACCAAAGCTTGTGAAAATAATTATAAAGACGCTTGTTATAATCTAGGTGTGTTTTATAAAAATAACCAAGATTTAGATAATGCAAAAATATTTTGGAAAAAAGCTTGCGATGAAAACATCATGCAAGCTTGCTATGGTTTAGGAAGTTTGTATGCTAATGAAAAGAATAATAATCTAGCTATCAAATATCTTTCAATTGCTTGCTCGGCAAAGGATTATAATGCTTGTTATAATCTAGGAAATGTATATTATGAGCTAAAAGATTATGATAAAGTTGCTATTCTTTGGGGACAAGCTTGTGATAATAAAGACGCTTATGCGTGCAATAATTTAGGCGTTTTATTTCACGAAAAAGACAAAAATATGGCTAAGTTATATTACAAAAAAGCTTGTGATTTAGGCAATAACATAGCTTGTGAAAACTACAATATCTTAAAATAA
- a CDS encoding methyl-accepting chemotaxis protein codes for MKLSHKISLSTASLFVVLLLVLSYLESNKTESIIISNYDSSIAGDLKLRNAYIDEYIKTRIEQIEKIAKTFEDANDLSPEFIQKIISNDNRILDFQGLFIGLANGDVYKAETDLSFRLIPNFDGRTRAWFKEANELRRASNSSIYKDVSSGKQATTIFAPVFKNNQIIAVIGGNILINDFSDIITSIKSNKDISTLILDKNNEIIASENTKELGKPEWLNGLNQELNKLKSNSNLNHIRFIKDNQEYLAYCIVNDLSGFSICTIILESAITKSVADARHSTLISFLIFLIIMVGFLTYTINFYLKPLSKITLGLNEFFDFLNHEKEDANKINLYSKDEFGSMAKAINENIEKTKQSLLKDEEAVEQSVQTAAAIESGDLKARITLNPANPQLIELKNVLNKMLDTLEDKVGANTNSIEKIFDEYSQNDFRNEIKNARGKVELATNMLGKQIRDMLKTNLETARNLQEKSKILKTSVIDINEGARKQAASLQESAAAVEEMSASMHAVNQKSNEVIKNGEDIKNVITMIRDIAEQINLLALNAAIEAARAGEHGRGFAVVADEVRKLAESTQKSLTEIEASVNVLTQGINDMSESIKEQTQAITQINEAISSIDELTRANVVVADNTNKISDEVDSMASSAVESVMKNKF; via the coding sequence ATGAAACTTTCGCACAAAATTTCATTATCTACTGCAAGTTTATTTGTTGTTTTACTTTTAGTATTGTCTTATCTAGAAAGCAATAAAACTGAAAGTATAATTATAAGCAATTATGATTCTTCAATTGCTGGGGATTTAAAGTTAAGAAATGCTTATATTGATGAGTATATTAAAACTCGTATAGAGCAGATTGAAAAAATTGCAAAAACTTTTGAAGACGCTAATGATTTAAGTCCAGAATTTATTCAAAAAATCATTTCAAATGATAATAGAATATTAGATTTTCAAGGACTTTTCATAGGTCTTGCAAATGGTGATGTTTATAAAGCTGAAACAGATTTAAGCTTTAGATTAATTCCTAATTTTGATGGAAGAACTAGAGCATGGTTTAAAGAAGCTAATGAATTAAGAAGAGCAAGTAACTCATCAATTTATAAAGATGTTTCAAGTGGCAAACAAGCTACAACTATTTTTGCTCCTGTATTTAAAAATAATCAAATAATAGCTGTAATTGGCGGAAATATCTTAATTAATGACTTTAGCGATATTATCACAAGTATTAAATCAAATAAAGATATTAGCACTTTAATTCTTGATAAAAACAATGAAATAATTGCTAGTGAAAATACGAAAGAATTAGGCAAGCCAGAGTGGTTAAATGGGTTAAATCAAGAGCTTAATAAGCTTAAATCTAATAGTAATTTAAATCATATTAGATTTATAAAAGATAATCAAGAATATTTGGCTTATTGTATAGTTAATGATTTAAGTGGTTTTAGTATATGCACGATAATTTTAGAAAGTGCTATAACAAAATCGGTTGCAGATGCTAGACATTCTACTTTGATTAGTTTTTTAATATTTTTGATTATTATGGTTGGATTTTTAACATATACTATTAATTTTTATTTAAAACCTTTATCAAAAATAACCTTAGGTTTAAATGAATTTTTTGATTTTTTAAATCATGAAAAAGAGGATGCAAATAAAATTAATTTATATTCTAAAGATGAATTTGGCTCTATGGCTAAAGCAATCAATGAAAACATTGAAAAAACAAAGCAATCATTATTAAAAGATGAAGAAGCAGTAGAACAAAGCGTTCAAACAGCAGCTGCAATTGAAAGCGGTGATTTAAAAGCAAGAATTACTCTAAATCCTGCAAACCCACAATTAATTGAACTAAAGAATGTATTAAATAAAATGCTTGATACTTTAGAAGATAAAGTAGGAGCTAATACAAACTCAATTGAAAAAATCTTTGATGAATATAGCCAGAACGACTTTAGAAACGAAATAAAGAATGCTAGAGGTAAGGTTGAACTTGCTACTAATATGCTAGGTAAGCAAATAAGAGATATGTTAAAAACAAACCTAGAAACTGCAAGAAACCTACAAGAAAAATCAAAAATACTAAAAACAAGTGTTATTGATATAAACGAAGGTGCAAGAAAGCAAGCAGCAAGCTTACAAGAAAGTGCAGCAGCAGTAGAAGAAATGAGTGCATCTATGCATGCAGTAAATCAAAAATCAAACGAAGTGATTAAGAATGGAGAAGATATTAAAAATGTAATCACTATGATAAGAGACATTGCTGAACAAATTAATCTACTTGCACTTAATGCTGCAATTGAAGCTGCTCGTGCAGGTGAGCACGGACGTGGCTTTGCAGTAGTTGCTGATGAAGTAAGAAAACTAGCTGAAAGCACTCAAAAATCTTTAACAGAAATAGAAGCAAGTGTTAATGTATTAACTCAAGGAATAAATGATATGAGCGAAAGCATTAAAGAACAAACTCAAGCTATTACTCAAATAAACGAAGCAATAAGCAGTATAGATGAATTAACACGTGCTAATGTTGTTGTAGCTGATAATACTAATAAGATATCAGATGAAGTAGATTCTATGGCAAGCAGTGCAGTTGAATCTGTAATGAAGAATAAGTTTTAA
- a CDS encoding asparaginase: protein MLSLISLGGTISMLSSGEGAIPSLNANDLTNSFKDINAITFSNISSPNITFSMLLEVLALAKEEIKKGSRAVIITQGTDTLEESAFFCNLFWDLDEPLIFTGAMKNPSELGSDYLANINSAIILANSDLAKGLGVLCVLNESVHSANFIHKSNTFSLETFTSFNRGLVGEIKEDKFYLFNNFYKRLKLELPKEINKKVALLKMCLDYDDDLLKFASDNYDGIVLSGYGAGHVMAKNMPCIKNIKKPIIMTSRCESGKTGLKTYGYAGAEIDLAKNGVIMSEYLSDVKARILLLVALSLGFNKDQIKDLIKQFN from the coding sequence ATGCTTAGTCTAATTTCACTAGGCGGAACAATTTCTATGCTAAGCAGTGGCGAGGGAGCAATCCCTAGCCTAAATGCAAACGATTTAACAAATTCTTTTAAAGACATAAACGCAATTACATTTAGCAATATTTCAAGTCCAAATATTACTTTTTCTATGCTTTTAGAAGTTTTAGCATTAGCAAAAGAAGAAATTAAAAAAGGCTCTCGTGCAGTAATAATCACACAAGGAACTGATACGCTTGAAGAAAGTGCGTTTTTTTGCAATCTTTTTTGGGATTTAGATGAGCCATTGATTTTTACGGGCGCTATGAAAAATCCTAGCGAATTAGGAAGTGATTATTTAGCAAATATTAATAGTGCAATAATTTTAGCAAATAGCGATTTAGCAAAAGGTTTGGGTGTTTTATGTGTATTAAACGAAAGCGTTCATTCAGCTAATTTTATTCATAAAAGCAATACCTTTAGCTTAGAGACATTTACAAGCTTTAATCGTGGTTTGGTTGGAGAGATTAAAGAAGATAAATTTTATTTATTTAATAATTTTTATAAGCGTCTAAAACTAGAACTTCCAAAAGAAATAAACAAAAAAGTAGCCTTACTAAAAATGTGCCTTGATTATGATGATGATTTGCTTAAATTTGCTAGTGATAATTACGATGGCATAGTGCTTAGTGGTTATGGAGCAGGGCATGTAATGGCTAAAAATATGCCGTGTATAAAAAATATCAAAAAGCCTATAATTATGACAAGTAGATGCGAAAGTGGCAAAACTGGGCTTAAAACCTATGGCTACGCTGGAGCTGAAATAGATTTAGCTAAAAATGGCGTAATTATGAGCGAATATTTAAGCGATGTAAAGGCTAGAATTTTACTTTTAGTAGCACTTAGTTTAGGGTTTAACAAAGACCAAATAAAAGATTTAATAAAACAATTTAATTAA
- the hemE gene encoding uroporphyrinogen decarboxylase — protein MIFIDTCFGKKSDVMPIWMMRQAGRYLAEYKATRAKAGDFLSLCKDYKLASEVTLQPVDILDFDAAIIFSDILVVPLEMGLPLRFAAGEGPIFDEIITNIDDVARLDIKAAAKLNYVYDAIKLTREKLAPNKALIGFCGAPWTLATYMIEGQGSKTYAKSKKMLYQEPELMHKLLAKITHVLKEYCENQIKAGANAIQIFDSWANALEPSAYLEFSWKYISELAEYLKTKYPHIAIIAFPKGVGGFIECLEAKIDVLGVDWSTPLQVALKTPYVLQGNLEPCRLYSKQAIKDGVSIIKELVKDKAHIFNLGHGILPDIPVENVRYLIECVRNA, from the coding sequence ATGATTTTTATAGATACTTGTTTTGGTAAAAAAAGTGATGTTATGCCTATATGGATGATGCGTCAAGCAGGCAGATACCTAGCTGAATACAAAGCTACTAGGGCAAAAGCAGGAGATTTTTTAAGCCTTTGTAAAGATTATAAATTAGCAAGCGAAGTTACACTTCAGCCTGTTGATATTTTAGATTTTGATGCGGCTATTATATTTTCAGATATTTTGGTTGTGCCACTTGAAATGGGCTTGCCATTACGCTTTGCTGCGGGTGAAGGTCCTATTTTTGATGAGATTATTACAAATATCGACGATGTAGCAAGACTTGATATAAAAGCAGCCGCTAAGCTTAATTATGTTTATGATGCTATAAAACTAACTCGTGAAAAATTAGCCCCTAATAAGGCTTTAATAGGATTTTGTGGAGCACCTTGGACGCTTGCAACTTATATGATAGAAGGGCAAGGCTCAAAAACTTATGCAAAAAGTAAAAAAATGCTTTATCAAGAACCAGAATTAATGCATAAATTATTAGCAAAAATAACTCATGTTTTAAAAGAATATTGCGAAAATCAAATAAAAGCAGGAGCGAATGCTATTCAGATTTTTGATAGTTGGGCGAATGCGCTTGAACCTAGTGCGTATTTAGAATTTTCTTGGAAATATATAAGCGAATTAGCTGAATATTTAAAGACAAAATACCCACATATAGCAATAATAGCATTCCCTAAAGGTGTAGGTGGATTTATTGAATGTCTTGAGGCAAAAATTGATGTTTTAGGCGTTGATTGGAGCACACCACTTCAAGTAGCTTTAAAAACTCCTTATGTATTGCAAGGTAATCTTGAGCCTTGTAGATTATATAGCAAGCAAGCTATTAAAGATGGTGTAAGTATTATTAAAGAATTAGTAAAAGATAAAGCTCATATATTTAACCTTGGGCATGGAATTTTACCTGATATTCCTGTAGAAAATGTAAGATACCTAATAGAGTGCGTAAGAAATGCTTAG
- a CDS encoding YqhA family protein, whose translation MLEKYFEKFLVNSRFITILPVIFGLLGAFILFFIASFDVYKVIKIAYSYYFQKADLDIHEEAVSMIVGAVDLYLMALVFYIFSFGIYELFISDVEEFKQYKQSKVLEVHSLDELKDKLGKVIVMVLVVNFFQHALNLKFNSSIDMLYLAIGIMCICLGLWALHKSDHKENKKEH comes from the coding sequence ATGTTAGAAAAGTATTTTGAGAAATTTCTAGTTAATTCTAGATTTATTACAATTTTACCTGTAATTTTTGGTCTTTTAGGTGCTTTTATATTGTTTTTTATAGCTAGTTTTGATGTTTATAAGGTTATAAAAATCGCATATTCTTATTATTTTCAAAAAGCTGATTTAGATATTCACGAAGAAGCTGTTAGTATGATAGTTGGAGCTGTTGATTTATATTTAATGGCTTTGGTATTTTATATATTTTCTTTTGGAATATATGAGCTTTTTATTAGCGATGTTGAAGAGTTTAAGCAATATAAACAAAGTAAAGTTTTAGAAGTGCATAGCTTAGATGAGCTAAAGGACAAGCTTGGTAAGGTTATTGTTATGGTTTTGGTTGTTAATTTCTTCCAACACGCATTAAACCTTAAGTTTAATTCAAGTATTGATATGCTATATCTAGCTATCGGCATTATGTGTATTTGCTTAGGATTATGGGCTTTACACAAGAGCGATCATAAAGAGAACAAAAAAGAGCACTAA
- the ribD gene encoding bifunctional diaminohydroxyphosphoribosylaminopyrimidine deaminase/5-amino-6-(5-phosphoribosylamino)uracil reductase RibD has translation MSLALKEAWKYQFLTYPNPAVGCLVLDKYGKILSIKAHKAVGTFHAERLCVNEILENYGKDALKDSTFYVTLEPCSKQGRTPPCHELLIKYGVKEVFIGSSDESQNGINELRKSGINVVLGVLKDECDELIKPFKFWLKNEPFVLFKLAINLNFNNEGSISNEYLRAYFHEIRSKLDALIICGNTLRLDNPMLDARFSTSKKAPNLLIFSRHFQNLNSEFKFLNIFKANRSIEFGKNPLNLKEELKAKNIKFVMIEGGFNALELFKNQIDWLFLQQGNSTYNNSSDFKLSLSPIYQSTTKDFYNKPHEFQQFGFYEIRK, from the coding sequence ATGAGCCTAGCCTTAAAAGAGGCTTGGAAATATCAATTTTTAACCTATCCAAATCCTGCCGTAGGATGTCTAGTCTTAGATAAATACGGCAAGATTTTATCTATTAAAGCACATAAAGCTGTTGGTACATTTCACGCTGAAAGGCTGTGTGTTAATGAAATACTTGAAAATTATGGAAAAGACGCATTAAAAGATAGCACTTTTTATGTTACTTTAGAGCCTTGTAGTAAGCAAGGTCGCACTCCGCCTTGTCATGAATTACTTATAAAATATGGTGTTAAAGAAGTTTTTATAGGCTCAAGTGATGAGAGTCAAAACGGAATAAACGAGCTTAGAAAATCAGGTATAAATGTGGTTTTAGGTGTATTAAAAGATGAATGCGATGAGCTTATAAAACCATTTAAATTTTGGCTTAAAAATGAGCCTTTTGTTTTATTTAAACTTGCAATTAATCTTAATTTTAATAATGAAGGCTCAATCAGTAATGAATATTTAAGAGCTTATTTTCATGAAATTCGCTCAAAGCTTGATGCTTTAATAATTTGTGGAAATACTTTAAGGCTTGATAATCCTATGCTTGATGCAAGATTTTCAACTAGCAAAAAAGCTCCTAATTTATTAATATTCTCAAGACATTTTCAAAATCTTAATTCCGAATTCAAATTCCTTAATATTTTTAAAGCAAATAGAAGCATAGAATTTGGCAAAAACCCTTTAAACCTAAAAGAAGAATTAAAAGCAAAAAATATAAAATTTGTAATGATAGAAGGTGGCTTTAATGCCTTAGAGCTTTTTAAAAATCAAATAGATTGGTTATTTTTACAACAAGGAAATTCTACCTATAATAATTCAAGCGATTTTAAGCTAAGTTTAAGCCCTATTTATCAAAGCACTACAAAAGATTTTTATAATAAGCCCCACGAATTTCAGCAATTCGGATTTTATGAAATAAGGAAATAA
- a CDS encoding TolC family protein: protein MNKIILSSFAALFLISCSSVNNYELKTPNNLDTQTKFEIKNWRALGKDDNLNRLIEIAMENNEDVKMALNNLLIAESNLVSAGIKREPSVNLSLNANERIANNSKPIYGHTLGLNLSYEIDLLNKLGKAKENALFSANISEIDVESTYQTIGFSIANLYYKIVATNKKIEILEDFVKSYEKTLKLKEEQYKLGFITKSVLLQTKEQASLNQTKLRSLKLERDLYESSLNILVYGLNQQKEEIKYANDLLDDFVMPKSVPSSVMTNRPDIAKAILNVKIAHNNAKIAWDNFFPTFTIGAGISTSGDTHKVFSDPIGTISANLLQPLFNLGETDEQVIRANLSQDNAVLTYEKVVKTALKEIEDAILQYNNAELKLKDYDAIIKLEEEIYEFNKLKFSEGEISFLEFLDSERALQNSLMEQIDLRLGKITAGIDAYKAIGVRELEFRK, encoded by the coding sequence ATGAATAAAATTATCTTAAGCAGCTTTGCTGCTTTATTTTTAATATCTTGCTCTAGTGTAAATAATTATGAGTTAAAAACTCCAAATAATTTAGACACTCAAACAAAATTTGAGATAAAAAATTGGAGAGCTTTAGGAAAAGATGATAATTTAAATCGCTTGATAGAAATAGCAATGGAAAATAACGAAGATGTTAAAATGGCTTTAAATAATCTTTTAATCGCTGAATCAAACCTTGTTAGTGCAGGAATTAAAAGAGAGCCTAGTGTTAATTTAAGCTTAAATGCAAATGAAAGAATTGCTAATAATTCAAAACCTATTTACGGGCATACTTTAGGGCTTAATTTATCTTATGAAATTGATTTATTAAATAAGCTTGGTAAAGCAAAAGAAAATGCTTTATTTAGTGCAAATATAAGCGAAATTGATGTAGAAAGCACTTATCAAACAATAGGTTTTAGCATTGCTAATCTTTATTATAAAATAGTTGCAACAAATAAAAAAATTGAGATTTTAGAAGACTTTGTAAAAAGCTATGAAAAGACTTTAAAACTAAAAGAAGAGCAATATAAATTAGGTTTTATTACAAAATCAGTTCTTTTACAAACAAAAGAGCAAGCTAGCTTAAATCAAACAAAATTAAGAAGCTTGAAGCTTGAGCGTGATTTATATGAAAGCTCTTTAAATATTTTAGTTTATGGTCTAAATCAACAAAAAGAAGAAATCAAATACGCAAATGATTTATTAGATGATTTTGTTATGCCAAAATCAGTTCCTAGCTCAGTGATGACAAATCGCCCTGATATTGCAAAAGCAATTTTGAATGTAAAAATAGCTCATAATAATGCAAAAATTGCTTGGGATAATTTCTTTCCTACATTTACAATAGGAGCAGGAATTAGCACAAGTGGAGATACTCATAAGGTATTTTCAGATCCAATAGGCACAATCAGTGCAAATCTTTTACAGCCTTTATTTAATTTAGGCGAAACAGATGAGCAAGTAATTAGAGCTAATTTATCTCAAGATAATGCAGTTTTAACTTATGAAAAGGTTGTAAAAACAGCATTAAAAGAAATTGAAGATGCGATTTTACAATACAACAACGCAGAATTAAAACTAAAAGATTATGACGCAATTATCAAGCTTGAAGAAGAAATTTATGAGTTTAATAAGCTTAAATTTAGCGAAGGAGAAATAAGCTTTTTAGAATTCTTAGATAGCGAAAGAGCCTTACAAAATAGCTTAATGGAGCAAATAGATTTAAGACTAGGCAAAATTACTGCTGGAATTGATGCTTATAAAGCTATTGGAGTAAGAGAGCTTGAGTTTAGGAAATGA